One Ostrea edulis chromosome 6, xbOstEdul1.1, whole genome shotgun sequence genomic window, TTGCACATGCATTTCATTTATCAGTTCTCTTAATCGATATTCGTAGTTCGCGCTGCAGTGGGAAAAATGCATTTGAAGATTGAATTTGAATTCATACCTGTCGACAGTATTACTTTATTTCATCTGTtttgtcaaaaacattataGCAATACATGGTTACGTCACGGTCACGTGCCCAAGAAACGATATAGGTTAATGATTTCCACGAAAAGGAATGTAAAAATAGATTTATGACGGGGTGGATTTACAAACCCTTTATCAAACCCCAccaatatcatttaattttcagACCATAATTTCACGTCCATTGGCACCTAAACTGTAGAAGTTTTAGTAATGatttacttatatgtatatattagttttttttctGTCTTGAAGAATTTAATACGAAGACGGTGATTTCCATACGGGGAAATTTTTGTTGGTTTACCCAACATGTCATAAGGTGCACGGAACAATGGATGTCTGTAACTTTGAAgcaatgtttatgaattttgcgcatgttcataaaaatgtCATCCTGACCCTATTCATAGGGAAGTTATTATGTTGAATTTATCATACAATATAACAATGAAAGAAATGCGATCGTCCTACTTACGCATTAAGCTGTTCTAATTATATTAAAACGCGAACAGATAAACGTTCGGGAGGTCATTCTGGTACATGCCAAAACCCAGTGGGACGTTACAGTATGACTATGAAATCACAGATGCTTGGGTTAGGACCCCTctgaataagctacatgagttgatttaattttattgttatttgctgaaaatatttctaatgcatgtcaacaacgtcttgcatatcccttaagtccaaaataattcaaaataaccctattaaaaaaataccctcactgttataataaccagtgagggtattttttaaaggggcttattttgaattattttggactttatgggtatgcaagacgttgttgacatgcattagaaatattttcaacaacaaaaataattaaatcaactcatgtagcttattcggaggggtGGGTGGGTCCTGAGCCCAAGCACCGGTgtatgaaacatgccagacagTATTCGACCTAATGAAGGAATCTGGATCGGTATATTAtgaaatgtgtatttgtttttaatcttgCAATTCTTTCAGCTTCTTTAACAAGTTCTATAAAACTTATGTATCAATTTTACGCAAAAACACATAACAATCTCTCCAATTTAAGCATCATTTACTTGTAGCTTATGTACAAGTGGATTTTACCCCCTTATACGTTCAATAACGATGAGATTTTCATCAGATGACAAATCCGCGGATTCCTGGGCTctagaaatttatatttttaaatctgtGAAATATTGATAGAAGAAATCCACTTTATGCATTTTGATTGTCTTCAcacattttacatgtagtaataaaaGGTAATTAAAATTCTGAACTTTGATGTCGAATTCAATTTCttggaatatttttcttttacttCTAGTGTGATCTACATAGTGCATTAGACTTGTTGATAAACAGCTAGTAATCATGTATCACTTTACTATTATTAGTACATCCCTTATCGTATTATAATCGTATTACCGTAAAGGAGAAGGTTTCTGGAGAGCCCGAATCTGCTGCCTAATCTTAATTGTGTATCTAATCTagatgatgaaaggtgaagatgacgaacagtgaccaatctcataactcctataaacattacaaaatagtTAATAACGCAGGTTAAATGAATAGCTCGCAACCACGAATTTGTTCTAGCGCCTTTGGTGTACAAAGACATATACATGGATAAATTGGACATTGATCACAGCAGCTTAACATCACATGATTGTAATATCTAGCAATCTGATCAATATTGTGTtgggatttttgaaaataattattactATAATTTGGAGATAATTTGCGAATTGTATTTGCTTTACTTCAAGTCTTGATGTGTAAATGACTTTAACTTTTGATgattgatatttaaattatgACTTTTCGTCACACTCTGATTCAACGAACAAGATACTGTTTTAACAATGCTTTGAATGAGCGTCCCCATTCTCCAACTGCGCACAATAACATTAACAATCCGAACTTACGGAGATTGGGTTCTgtttttttaacatattttatcaaacgATTTTTGAATTGTAACAAAATCACGATAAACAGATTGTGACGAGTGAAGGCATTCAGAAATATGATCATGATATCCTCTGCTTTTCATCACGTCATGCAATAATAAAAAGGGATCACGTGATCATATATTAGATAGCCGTGTAAGACCATAGTCCCCTCCGCATGTTGCTGTTCGGAATTGTCATGGAATCCCTGATTGCATCCTGGTTTGTTGACAATCACAGTAATGGCATACACGAAAACAATTTACGGAGAGCCTTTTTACGATCCTGTTGCCATTGTTAGGTTACTATGTGTAGAGAGACCCAGAGAGTCTTTCACAAACTGTACATACGCAATGAGGAACAGTTGGTAATGACCGAAATTTTTATTGGGTCAAACTTTCTAAGGATATTAAATGACATCATTTGTTAAGATTCGTGGTAGGAATCGGTGAATTACCGCCTTTTCTCTGCAGGATTTTCTCATTCAGTGATTCTTCACACTTGTGGATTTCTAATGAAAACTGATTACGTAGATAGTGACCTTATGGGCGAGAACAGTTCCTCTTCAGGTACCTTTGTTATAGTTCATGGGAGACATTGGTTTTTAGTGGTAATAGTAAGACCTTAAACTTCAGACGAAATTATATCCAGTATCTAGAAGCTCTATGCACCAGGTTTTGGTCTGTTACGCGAATTGCAAAATGTAACTAGAATGATAATTTCTTATGGtagaatatacaatgtatgtacgggaattaataataaaatatgttacTTGAACTTGaaaccaaatgaaaataaacattgcCTTTTTAGTGTTGATTTatgtattatattatgtaaataaatgctaaaattttgttgatttttttaaggatacatgtattttattttgtggttttgtttaaagtttgtaaaagaCAATGCTGTTGTCTGTTTTACTTGATCATTCAACTCTCCTGTTTAAAgacagcattttgcaaattgtatGGTTATAACGATCAAAACAGATATAGCTTGTTATTGCGTTGAATGCTTTCTAATATGTTTGATATCAATTATCAGACACCCTAattatgactacggataactccgtttacctgataaaagCATGGGGCTCAGgatgggtgtgactggtcaacaggggaaaCTGACTCCTCTTGGGCACCTggtctcacctctggtgtgttcaggggtccgtgtttatcaTACTCTCTAAATATGTACTATtgatgggattgatcactgttcgttatcttcatttttccaTCTTTCACATTCATAGATCGACAAGAAAAAATGTACCAATAGCAGTAAGGGGAGAAAGAAACAatcttatttttttatttactttagGAATGGCACAGAACTCGGATCTGCTGCCCCCTATACCCCTACGGTATATACCCTATGCGGCTTTGAATAAACTTGCAGAAACATTTGACTCGCCTGCTGTGGATGGGCAGCGGACACTAGAAGGTCTCGCAGAAGCTATCTTCAAATTGAGTGGCTACGAAATTCAAGTCGATCACCACACAGTATCGGTATGTTGAAACACACAATATAGTAATACCCAGACAcctttttcaaagaaaattctAGAATAGTCGTCAATGATATCTTCTTGTTTCTTTTCAGAGATTAAGGGATCGTTGTAAATCTGGCGAAAGCCCAACTGTGAAATTCATTGATGACTTAGCCAAATTTAAACATGCCAATCTTCGGATTCTACAAATGGCAATTTGTTCCCTTGAAACCCGTGCGGACGATGTGTTGCCGAGAGCTTTGGGAGGTAAGTAATTATTGCTGGGGGAAAATTCCTGAAGATATTTTGCATCAGGTTTTATTACATACTACATTATGATATATTCAACATGTCTTTTTTTATACAGAAATTATGCGTAGACACAGAAATGAACAGAGTCCCAGGGTAGAAATACCGTCTGACAGATGTTCACAACATGCCTGCAGTTGTAATGATTGTTATTATCCCAATAACGGAGCTTCCCTAGCACACTCTGAATACAACATTCACAATGTACAATATCGACAGTCACACTGTGACAAACCAGACTGTGCTCATAATCACAGAGGCCAGCCCAAGTACAAACGCCAAACGTCATATCCGGTTCACAATAGTCCACGAACACCGTCTCGTAACAATTTTGGAAGCCACAGTGTCTCCCAGAATATCTCAACCTTAAGTAAGATTAAAAATGATGCGGAGAAAACACAAATTACTAGAGATTTTGAATCATATACACATACAATGGAACTGTTTAGAAACGACTTCGAACCCCCTGATGATTTTAATCCTTATCCTCCAAGTGGATCTGAAGGAGATGACGAAGAAGATCAGGAAACTAATCTTTCTTTAAGAGACACACAAAGTGAAACAATCAACAGACCGAGACTGAATGAGTCAACAAGGCGAGTGCATTCAATGCCTGATGGTCCAGCAAGTCCATGTCATGTTAACAATGATCCAACACGGAGACATTCTGATCCACAACCCAAGCAAAGAGGTCCCGCGCGAAAGGACTGTGAAAGTGATGGTGACATTCCCAATATTCCAGACGCTTGCACTTGCTACAGAACTCCAATTATTCGCATAGGTAACTAATATTGATATtgaccctctctctctctctctctctctctctctctctctgtacatTTCATTGGATGACAATTGAGAAATGGTAATTAGTTGCATTTCTATCCTTCAGGGCCAAAGACAGTCTTTGTTTCCCTAGcggatgattctaaacctcacATCAAGGAGGTACTAACCATGTGTACCAAACTCCAAGAAAAAGGTTTTGAGGTTAAATGTGATATGATGGAGTCTTTATTTACGGAACAGAACATCAACGTGAACGAATGGCTGGACCAGTGCTTCAAAAAAGCCATCTTTGTGATATTTTGCATATCTCCCAAATATCACAAATACATTCGCGCTGACAACATTGCAGAAGCTCATGCAAGTGATAACAAATTCCACACGAGATACATTTTTGATAGAGCACGAAGTGAATTCATTCGAAATAACAGTTTGAACAGACGTTTTCTACCCGTCCTATTCCGGAACTCTGGCGCGGAACAAAAACATATTCCGGATTTCTTGGGATCAACATTAAGGTACGTGTTTCCGGAAACTTTCAACCATTTAACGACATTCATGCAGAGACATGGTAAAAATGAATAATTGTGGTGGTCCGTTTTCCGGAAGGCAATAAGGAGACTGATGCTTTGCCGAAATGTGTGTAAGAATTTAAGTGATTTGGTAGTTTTGATTTACATTAttgatgtaaatattgtaaatacacatagatatatatatatatatatatatataaaaaaaaaataccacaaAGCCGATTAAGTATACTCAACTAGTTCCATCAATTCTCCATGAATAAATAAAGGATATACTTCTAAAGAATAGCAGAAACTAGTCGAGGATACTCTCTCGGCTGTGTGATATTTCTATAATACCACTAATTGTGTAGATGTTTCTATACTTACGtatatttctgaaatatttgtattacatatacatgcatatttgtAACAGCTGTGCAGTATAAgacaatatatatagatatattaccgttattgatttttaaagtttataatACTTTAGATACATCTTATTCTATGTCTGAATTAACTTATTAAAATTCAGGAGTTTATGAATTTTTGGTTGTTATTTTATCATCATTCTAATGACTGTAACATATTTCATGTTTAATTCTGAAAGTCGGTAGTTTACTTTTGATACTAAAATCTCAAAAAGAAGAAAGCAATCCATAGACTCTCATAGGAGGCGGGTGTGTTTTAATCGGGGTGATTTATATATAAACGTTGCAGTGGAGTGTACAATTGTATATTGTAACACGGTATTTTAGACGTGTTTACAATGACAAAACACAGGTGAAGAGACACCTTTAAGTACAACTGTACCGGATTTAAATACGATATCTCTTTTGTGAAAATTTTAGGGAGATGAGAGGAATTTAACATGCCCTCTGACATTGTTTTGCTCACTTTGTGACAATGGATCAAATTACTTCTATGACAATAGGGAGGGTATCGGTGGAAGGCGTATCGTgcgaatttcaaatttttatgtTCCTTTAGaattattctctctctctctctctctctctctctctctctctctctctcaaatactGATTAATATTATTACATATATCTGTGCATGATTTACAATTTTACACTTTGGTCGAGTTCAATTTATTCTGTCAAAACCATATAGATGGTTCAAGAAGttcatttataaaacatatatacattgtgCATTGCAAATATGTGCGAACAAACAgtttgtgaaattaattaaaatgcgTACAATGGACCACTGTTTGGTAAAGTTATTAAAGTTAACCTATGGGCCATTGACAGtcttaaaaaaatttaaacaacCGTGGTTAGTAAATTGAGCTCTCTAGTCTAAACTGTTTTAGGTTGCTTTGCATATTCAGTGACTTTAACCTTGGTTTTTCTCCGATTCCCTTGTAGATGCATTACATCACCTATTTTAAATGCATCTTTTTCAATCACACAACATAGCCTGGAGACATTTTTAAGTACAATCATATCGGATTTTAAAATGTCACGATAAGGTAACACCGTATCTCATGAATATTAATTAGAGGAATATCACATGTTCTTTGACATTGTAATATGAATAAGCAGTTTGTAGACATAGTTAAAGCTGTATAATCCATGCTCATCTATtctgtttttgtacaaaattgttttaaagcagattagtttttaaatttattaactttcccttaatcatatgcttgaaaa contains:
- the LOC125683025 gene encoding uncharacterized protein LOC125683025 isoform X1 — its product is MPDSIRPNEGIWIGMAQNSDLLPPIPLRYIPYAALNKLAETFDSPAVDGQRTLEGLAEAIFKLSGYEIQVDHHTVSRLRDRCKSGESPTVKFIDDLAKFKHANLRILQMAICSLETRADDVLPRALGEIMRRHRNEQSPRVEIPSDRCSQHACSCNDCYYPNNGASLAHSEYNIHNVQYRQSHCDKPDCAHNHRGQPKYKRQTSYPVHNSPRTPSRNNFGSHSVSQNISTLSKIKNDAEKTQITRDFESYTHTMELFRNDFEPPDDFNPYPPSGSEGDDEEDQETNLSLRDTQSETINRPRLNESTRRVHSMPDGPASPCHVNNDPTRRHSDPQPKQRGPARKDCESDGDIPNIPDACTCYRTPIIRIGPKTVFVSLADDSKPHIKEVLTMCTKLQEKGFEVKCDMMESLFTEQNINVNEWLDQCFKKAIFVIFCISPKYHKYIRADNIAEAHASDNKFHTRYIFDRARSEFIRNNSLNRRFLPVLFRNSGAEQKHIPDFLGSTLRYVFPETFNHLTTFMQRHGKNE
- the LOC125683025 gene encoding uncharacterized protein LOC125683025 isoform X2, with product MKTDYVDSDLMGENSSSSGMAQNSDLLPPIPLRYIPYAALNKLAETFDSPAVDGQRTLEGLAEAIFKLSGYEIQVDHHTVSRLRDRCKSGESPTVKFIDDLAKFKHANLRILQMAICSLETRADDVLPRALGEIMRRHRNEQSPRVEIPSDRCSQHACSCNDCYYPNNGASLAHSEYNIHNVQYRQSHCDKPDCAHNHRGQPKYKRQTSYPVHNSPRTPSRNNFGSHSVSQNISTLSKIKNDAEKTQITRDFESYTHTMELFRNDFEPPDDFNPYPPSGSEGDDEEDQETNLSLRDTQSETINRPRLNESTRRVHSMPDGPASPCHVNNDPTRRHSDPQPKQRGPARKDCESDGDIPNIPDACTCYRTPIIRIGPKTVFVSLADDSKPHIKEVLTMCTKLQEKGFEVKCDMMESLFTEQNINVNEWLDQCFKKAIFVIFCISPKYHKYIRADNIAEAHASDNKFHTRYIFDRARSEFIRNNSLNRRFLPVLFRNSGAEQKHIPDFLGSTLRYVFPETFNHLTTFMQRHGKNE
- the LOC125683025 gene encoding uncharacterized protein LOC125683025 isoform X3 gives rise to the protein MGERMAQNSDLLPPIPLRYIPYAALNKLAETFDSPAVDGQRTLEGLAEAIFKLSGYEIQVDHHTVSRLRDRCKSGESPTVKFIDDLAKFKHANLRILQMAICSLETRADDVLPRALGEIMRRHRNEQSPRVEIPSDRCSQHACSCNDCYYPNNGASLAHSEYNIHNVQYRQSHCDKPDCAHNHRGQPKYKRQTSYPVHNSPRTPSRNNFGSHSVSQNISTLSKIKNDAEKTQITRDFESYTHTMELFRNDFEPPDDFNPYPPSGSEGDDEEDQETNLSLRDTQSETINRPRLNESTRRVHSMPDGPASPCHVNNDPTRRHSDPQPKQRGPARKDCESDGDIPNIPDACTCYRTPIIRIGPKTVFVSLADDSKPHIKEVLTMCTKLQEKGFEVKCDMMESLFTEQNINVNEWLDQCFKKAIFVIFCISPKYHKYIRADNIAEAHASDNKFHTRYIFDRARSEFIRNNSLNRRFLPVLFRNSGAEQKHIPDFLGSTLRYVFPETFNHLTTFMQRHGKNE
- the LOC125683025 gene encoding uncharacterized protein LOC125683025 isoform X4, whose protein sequence is MAQNSDLLPPIPLRYIPYAALNKLAETFDSPAVDGQRTLEGLAEAIFKLSGYEIQVDHHTVSRLRDRCKSGESPTVKFIDDLAKFKHANLRILQMAICSLETRADDVLPRALGEIMRRHRNEQSPRVEIPSDRCSQHACSCNDCYYPNNGASLAHSEYNIHNVQYRQSHCDKPDCAHNHRGQPKYKRQTSYPVHNSPRTPSRNNFGSHSVSQNISTLSKIKNDAEKTQITRDFESYTHTMELFRNDFEPPDDFNPYPPSGSEGDDEEDQETNLSLRDTQSETINRPRLNESTRRVHSMPDGPASPCHVNNDPTRRHSDPQPKQRGPARKDCESDGDIPNIPDACTCYRTPIIRIGPKTVFVSLADDSKPHIKEVLTMCTKLQEKGFEVKCDMMESLFTEQNINVNEWLDQCFKKAIFVIFCISPKYHKYIRADNIAEAHASDNKFHTRYIFDRARSEFIRNNSLNRRFLPVLFRNSGAEQKHIPDFLGSTLRYVFPETFNHLTTFMQRHGKNE